A genomic window from Algoriphagus sp. Y33 includes:
- a CDS encoding efflux RND transporter periplasmic adaptor subunit: MKNSPLVLFGFLIFLSSACQEDKEKVEEAPTESFRNEVAATEVKVATAERKSFDYLINAPGKLEAGSEVLAVIEQAGYLLEVHVREGQSVNKGEVIAQLDPTEPEFRLEKAKIALRNANAEYESAKMGFEALFASDNTEQQAVVDEQLRAKSGVFLSELELKEAQMSFDRSVVRAPISGQVADLKFKAGSLVGANEVLCQILGTSQFILKVKVLESDISFISINQKAEVYPISNTQTALEGRVTGINPKVDESGLVQVSITLAANKALLPGMNARAIIRSPQNNSLVVPKDALVYRSGRAVVFTIENKESKWNYVEVGKDNGEEVEILEGIEENSTVITTNNLQLAHQAPVQIIKE; encoded by the coding sequence ATGAAAAACTCTCCTCTAGTACTTTTCGGTTTTTTGATATTCCTATCCTCTGCCTGTCAAGAAGATAAGGAAAAGGTCGAAGAAGCCCCGACAGAATCCTTTCGAAATGAAGTTGCCGCCACAGAAGTAAAAGTTGCCACTGCGGAGCGAAAAAGCTTCGATTATCTGATCAATGCTCCCGGCAAACTCGAAGCCGGATCTGAAGTCTTGGCTGTGATAGAACAGGCAGGTTATCTACTCGAAGTACATGTGCGGGAAGGACAGTCGGTAAATAAAGGTGAAGTCATTGCCCAGCTGGATCCTACCGAGCCGGAATTTAGATTGGAAAAAGCCAAAATTGCCCTTCGAAATGCGAATGCGGAGTATGAGTCTGCCAAGATGGGCTTCGAGGCTTTATTTGCATCAGACAACACGGAACAGCAAGCGGTCGTGGATGAGCAGCTTAGGGCAAAAAGCGGTGTTTTTTTATCAGAATTGGAGCTTAAGGAAGCTCAGATGAGCTTCGATAGAAGTGTGGTAAGGGCTCCTATCTCAGGGCAGGTGGCTGACCTGAAATTCAAAGCGGGTAGCTTGGTAGGTGCCAATGAGGTGCTTTGCCAGATTTTGGGAACCAGCCAGTTTATTCTAAAAGTTAAGGTGTTGGAATCTGACATCAGCTTTATTTCCATTAATCAGAAAGCAGAGGTTTATCCTATATCAAATACACAAACAGCCTTGGAAGGAAGGGTGACCGGTATCAATCCAAAGGTAGATGAAAGTGGATTGGTGCAGGTTTCTATCACACTGGCAGCCAATAAGGCTTTGCTGCCTGGAATGAATGCCAGGGCTATTATCCGCTCTCCTCAAAACAATTCTCTGGTGGTACCGAAGGATGCGCTGGTCTATAGGTCTGGCCGGGCGGTGGTCTTTACCATAGAAAATAAGGAGTCCAAATGGAACTATGTGGAAGTGGGCAAAGACAATGGGGAGGAAGTGGAGATTTTGGAAGGAATAGAAGAAAACAGCACGGTAATCACCACCAACAACCTTCAACTTGCGCATCAAGCACCAGTTCAAATCATAAAAGAATAA
- a CDS encoding efflux RND transporter permease subunit, with protein sequence MTSFRILIVFVVASILGLAVIPMLSVDLNPKEKSAVLSVSFGINNASPEIVEKLATSPLEGAFSRLSELKEITSTSNYNGGYITLTFDKKADMEMKKFEISSMIRQIYPQMDQRVGYPMVTRSSQARTDEKTPILTYSVNGPFASFEIKKIAEDILKPALTRYEEVEEVTVRGANDLQLFVTYDIQKMQAFGITRSQVESSVRSAFGLTFPGAVMNSQGKTLFVQVDRSLKEKDQLENLAVSEMDGMEVRLRDVASLTLEEAEPERYFRINGNNSVTLSVYNRDGVNKVLLAQNLKLAIQNAGELLPAGFEVRLENDDTEFLEKELNKIYKRSGLSILILVVFIFLINRNIKYLSILFFGILANLSLCTIVLYFLKIDIHMYSLAGLTISFGLIVDNAIVMIDHLHKHKNRRVFLALLAASLTTIMALMIVFFLPEEERKNLTEFSIVVSVMLGISLLIALVFTPAFYRVMFKESVRQGRKLTIPKLRKRVRALRSYERAIGWTARYRKTFITLLILLFGLPVFFLPAKWEDHEWYNKTVGNTFYQEEIRPYVDKALGGSMRMFTRGVYEKSGYREAAKTRLYVYCRLPFGNTLEQMDFIMREFEMYLKGVEGIDQFVTTVNSGQSAMIAITFKEAYENGALPYQLKGKLSVKSTDWSGAQWNIYGVGQGFYTGGSSDQIPSYRVKMMGYNFDELERQANVLAEKLLVHKRIQEVKTNERMGYGEQKTEEYVLRLDQNKIALGQTNQNEVITAMQDMSKPTRASTMLTLENKNYGLVVRERKSGDFSKFDLEKKGLIGGENRVFKISDYGTLTKETTTNSLNKENRQYIRIVAFEYMGSAKFGNEYLEEVLEDMKKTMPIGYEAKKESYSWNYDQQKRQYSLLGLLIIGVFMICSVLFENLKQPVYIIAIIPISFIGLFLIFSLFDFYFDQGGYAAFVMLGGLAVNAGIFIVNDLNNRGQGLYNRNVLKSVAGKAIPILLTIMSTCFGLIPFIMEGQNEIFWFSLAIGTIGGLVFSMLGVFWVLPVLLWKKTQNLATA encoded by the coding sequence ATGACTTCCTTCAGAATACTGATTGTTTTTGTGGTGGCATCTATTTTAGGTTTGGCGGTGATTCCCATGCTTTCCGTAGACTTGAATCCCAAGGAGAAATCCGCAGTTTTATCTGTAAGTTTTGGAATCAACAATGCGTCTCCTGAAATAGTAGAAAAGCTCGCAACATCTCCATTGGAGGGAGCTTTTTCCAGACTTTCTGAGCTGAAGGAAATCACCTCAACTTCCAATTATAACGGCGGATATATCACCCTTACGTTTGACAAGAAGGCGGATATGGAAATGAAGAAGTTTGAAATCTCTTCTATGATCCGACAGATTTATCCTCAGATGGATCAGCGGGTTGGGTATCCGATGGTTACTCGGTCATCCCAAGCTAGAACAGACGAGAAGACACCGATTTTGACCTACAGTGTGAATGGTCCTTTTGCTTCTTTTGAGATCAAGAAAATAGCTGAGGATATTCTAAAACCAGCACTGACTCGCTACGAAGAAGTGGAGGAAGTGACTGTGCGTGGGGCAAATGACCTTCAGCTTTTCGTGACCTATGATATTCAGAAGATGCAGGCTTTTGGTATCACCAGAAGTCAGGTGGAATCCAGTGTAAGAAGTGCCTTTGGATTGACATTTCCCGGTGCGGTGATGAACAGTCAGGGCAAAACGCTTTTTGTCCAAGTGGATCGCTCGCTGAAGGAAAAGGACCAGCTGGAGAACTTGGCCGTAAGCGAAATGGATGGGATGGAGGTGCGACTTAGGGATGTGGCTAGTTTGACCTTGGAAGAGGCTGAACCTGAAAGATACTTTAGAATCAACGGCAATAATTCAGTGACGCTTTCGGTATATAACCGTGATGGAGTAAACAAAGTCTTGCTGGCGCAAAATCTAAAACTTGCCATACAGAATGCGGGAGAATTACTTCCTGCCGGCTTTGAAGTGAGGTTGGAAAATGACGACACCGAATTTCTGGAAAAAGAATTGAATAAAATCTACAAGCGATCAGGGCTGTCAATTCTGATTTTGGTGGTTTTTATCTTTCTGATCAATAGAAATATAAAATACCTCAGCATTCTCTTTTTTGGGATTTTGGCAAATCTCAGCCTTTGTACCATTGTGCTGTATTTCCTCAAAATAGATATACACATGTATTCTTTGGCAGGATTGACGATTAGTTTCGGTCTGATCGTGGATAATGCGATTGTGATGATTGATCACCTGCATAAGCACAAAAACCGCCGGGTTTTTTTGGCACTTTTGGCAGCTTCACTCACAACCATTATGGCGTTGATGATCGTTTTTTTCCTGCCTGAGGAAGAGCGAAAAAACTTGACTGAATTTTCTATTGTCGTTTCGGTAATGCTGGGAATATCGCTTTTGATTGCACTGGTTTTTACCCCGGCTTTTTACCGGGTGATGTTCAAAGAATCGGTAAGACAGGGTAGGAAATTGACCATTCCAAAGTTGCGCAAACGGGTCAGGGCATTGCGAAGCTATGAAAGAGCGATTGGATGGACGGCGAGATACAGGAAGACATTCATTACATTATTGATCCTGCTTTTTGGCTTACCTGTGTTTTTCCTCCCGGCCAAGTGGGAAGACCACGAATGGTATAATAAGACGGTAGGAAATACATTCTATCAGGAGGAGATTCGGCCTTACGTGGACAAGGCTTTAGGCGGTTCCATGCGCATGTTTACACGGGGAGTTTATGAGAAAAGTGGTTATCGGGAAGCAGCAAAGACCAGACTTTATGTTTATTGCCGGTTGCCGTTTGGGAACACACTGGAGCAGATGGATTTTATCATGCGCGAGTTTGAGATGTATCTGAAGGGCGTGGAAGGCATAGATCAGTTTGTGACCACAGTCAATTCCGGACAAAGTGCCATGATAGCCATTACGTTTAAAGAAGCGTATGAAAATGGTGCTCTACCCTATCAGCTTAAGGGGAAATTATCCGTAAAATCCACGGATTGGAGTGGAGCTCAGTGGAATATCTATGGGGTAGGACAAGGGTTTTATACCGGGGGATCCAGCGATCAGATTCCAAGCTATCGGGTGAAAATGATGGGCTACAATTTTGATGAATTGGAACGACAGGCAAATGTACTGGCAGAGAAGCTTTTGGTGCATAAGCGGATACAGGAAGTGAAAACCAATGAACGGATGGGCTATGGCGAGCAGAAAACGGAAGAGTATGTCCTTCGTCTGGACCAGAACAAAATCGCACTTGGACAGACCAACCAAAACGAAGTGATCACGGCCATGCAGGATATGTCCAAGCCGACGCGGGCTTCTACCATGCTGACGCTGGAAAACAAAAACTACGGTCTTGTAGTCCGTGAACGCAAGTCGGGGGATTTCAGTAAGTTTGATCTGGAGAAAAAAGGCCTGATCGGAGGAGAAAACAGGGTTTTTAAAATTTCAGATTATGGCACACTGACAAAGGAGACTACAACCAATTCCCTTAACAAGGAAAATAGGCAGTACATCCGTATAGTTGCTTTTGAATACATGGGGTCTGCAAAATTTGGCAATGAGTATCTCGAAGAAGTACTGGAAGATATGAAGAAGACCATGCCGATAGGATACGAAGCCAAAAAGGAATCATATTCTTGGAATTACGATCAGCAAAAACGTCAATATTCTCTCTTGGGACTGTTGATTATCGGGGTTTTTATGATTTGCTCAGTGTTGTTTGAAAACCTGAAGCAGCCCGTGTATATCATTGCGATCATACCCATTAGTTTTATAGGGTTGTTCTTGATTTTTTCACTCTTTGATTTTTACTTTGATCAGGGAGGTTATGCTGCTTTTGTCATGCTGGGAGGGCTGGCCGTAAATGCTGGGATTTTTATTGTGAATGACCTGAACAATCGAGGACAAGGGCTTTACAACCGAAATGTGTTAAAGTCTGTGGCGGGAAAAGCAATTCCTATTCTATTGACCATTATGTCCACTTGCTTTGGGTTAATTCCATTTATCATGGAAGGACAAAATGAAATTTTCTGGTTTTCGCTGGCCATTGGGACAATAGGCGGATTGGTGTTCAGTATGCTCGGAGTGTTTTGGGTGTTGCCGGTGTTGCTGTGGAAAAAAACTCAGAATCTCGCAACGGCGTAA
- a CDS encoding efflux RND transporter permease subunit produces the protein MVRFLLARPIAVFMTFVALMVFAFIVLRTLPISLLPPIDVPQIVVKVNYPNASPEAIEQNVLSPIREGLITLNGLEAMDSKAGSEVGTIRLTFDYNTKMELAYIDVNEKIDRLTNGLPEDLGRPEVIRINTSDIPVARVQVVPSAGVDEVEVSLLTENVLKKRIEQLPGVSLVDINGKKERIITVEPNEEALAALGMTQQNVISAIESGNRELPGISVKDGQFRYYLRLATRVDTPKDIESLPVAATSGVIVPLGKLAKVRYETQETLGYHLFGTKESLVITVHKQASAKMNELIPELKKSLELFRKDYPQVEFELTQDQSNLLNAAISNLETSLLFGGVFAFAVLFLFMKDYRLPLIIGVSLPSSLLISFLIFYFFGLSINIISLSGLALGIGMLIDNAIIVLDNITRKREGGLPLFEACVEGVDEVMGALVSSVLTTLAVFVPLVFLSGISGALFFDQAVAVTAILSVSLAVAFILLPMLYFLMFSRSKKAYDNRESVFFSRVLGLYEFGYRKVTQNRKTAILAFLLLIPLMLAVSLMLKTSGLPEIEKLDATLEVDWSEPISAAENRDRVVTILKSLEGSYSQVEADVGVKQFLLFDGENSIQQSLLYFLFPTVAEKETAIKKLEATLRKNYPEAAFTLGDAPNAFDQLFNSAMPFYEVRWKDLGSKEPVPEIKMDPWLSQFPTQEWERGPGLQKESSVVFTLRADKMATYRIPVDVVQTQISRLFGSFTITDIRRFGQITPIRLKEANARFEDILRTTRVVASDTTSYILGEFVEYQYEDHYKYVTADKGGIYQSLNVTAENPDINASEYIRWGQDKNLGVSMVGQYFKDKENIRQLIGILMISVLLLYFILAAQFESFIQPLIVVFTLPLGIGGAFLVLLLFGASLNVMSAIGLVVMLGIMVNDAILKIDTINRLRLEYVESDTVSAAEALEMALHKAGQIRLKPILMTSITTILALIPIVFSSGLGADLQRPLVFAVIGGLTIGTLTALYFVPLAYWFTVSKKSLKAI, from the coding sequence ATGGTTAGATTTTTACTGGCCCGGCCGATAGCAGTTTTTATGACTTTTGTGGCACTGATGGTATTCGCTTTTATCGTGCTGCGTACACTGCCTATTTCGCTTTTGCCACCGATAGATGTGCCGCAGATCGTGGTGAAAGTCAATTATCCCAATGCCTCTCCGGAAGCTATTGAGCAAAATGTTTTGAGCCCAATCCGGGAAGGACTGATCACCCTCAATGGATTGGAGGCAATGGATTCCAAAGCAGGTTCTGAGGTGGGAACAATCCGATTGACCTTTGACTACAACACCAAAATGGAGTTGGCCTATATCGACGTCAATGAAAAGATAGACAGATTGACAAATGGACTTCCGGAAGATCTGGGGCGTCCGGAAGTCATCCGGATCAATACCTCCGATATTCCGGTGGCCCGGGTACAGGTGGTCCCATCAGCCGGGGTAGATGAGGTAGAGGTAAGCCTTCTTACGGAAAATGTACTGAAAAAACGAATAGAACAATTGCCGGGGGTGTCGCTCGTGGATATCAACGGAAAAAAGGAACGTATTATCACGGTAGAGCCAAATGAGGAAGCATTGGCTGCTCTCGGGATGACTCAGCAAAACGTGATTTCTGCGATTGAATCAGGAAACCGGGAACTTCCGGGGATCTCTGTGAAAGACGGCCAATTCCGGTATTATCTACGGCTTGCTACAAGGGTGGATACGCCCAAGGATATAGAGAGTCTTCCCGTGGCGGCTACTTCGGGGGTAATTGTTCCTTTGGGGAAACTGGCTAAGGTGAGGTATGAAACCCAGGAAACATTGGGGTATCATCTTTTTGGAACAAAGGAAAGTCTGGTGATTACTGTGCATAAGCAGGCTTCCGCCAAAATGAATGAGTTGATCCCGGAGTTGAAAAAATCGTTGGAATTGTTTAGGAAGGATTATCCTCAGGTAGAATTTGAACTTACCCAAGATCAGTCAAATCTCCTGAATGCTGCGATTTCCAACTTGGAAACGTCCCTGCTTTTTGGAGGTGTTTTTGCATTTGCTGTGCTTTTCCTCTTTATGAAGGATTACAGGCTTCCGTTGATAATTGGAGTGAGTTTGCCGTCTTCCTTGCTGATCAGTTTCTTGATTTTTTACTTTTTTGGTCTTTCTATCAATATCATTTCTCTTTCTGGGTTGGCACTGGGAATCGGAATGCTTATCGATAATGCGATCATTGTCTTGGATAACATCACCCGCAAGCGGGAAGGTGGTTTGCCGCTTTTCGAAGCATGTGTGGAAGGAGTAGACGAAGTAATGGGAGCACTGGTTAGTTCTGTACTTACTACACTGGCAGTATTTGTGCCGCTGGTATTTTTGAGCGGTATTTCCGGTGCGCTGTTCTTTGATCAGGCAGTAGCTGTGACAGCGATTCTGTCGGTATCTCTTGCAGTGGCTTTTATTCTATTGCCAATGCTCTATTTCCTGATGTTTTCCCGTAGCAAAAAAGCCTATGATAATAGAGAAAGTGTGTTTTTCAGCAGGGTGTTAGGCTTGTATGAATTTGGCTATCGCAAAGTGACCCAAAACCGAAAAACGGCTATACTGGCGTTTTTACTTTTGATTCCACTTATGCTGGCCGTCAGTTTGATGCTGAAAACAAGCGGTCTGCCTGAGATCGAAAAACTGGATGCTACATTGGAAGTAGACTGGAGTGAACCGATCTCTGCGGCTGAAAACAGAGATCGTGTGGTTACGATTTTGAAAAGTTTGGAAGGGAGCTATTCCCAGGTAGAGGCGGATGTCGGGGTGAAACAATTTTTGCTATTTGACGGGGAAAATTCCATACAGCAATCTTTACTTTACTTTCTTTTCCCTACGGTGGCTGAAAAAGAAACCGCTATAAAGAAACTTGAAGCGACACTGAGAAAGAATTATCCAGAAGCGGCTTTTACTCTTGGCGATGCACCAAATGCTTTCGATCAATTGTTTAATTCCGCCATGCCTTTTTACGAAGTTAGATGGAAAGACCTGGGATCAAAAGAACCGGTCCCGGAGATTAAGATGGATCCTTGGCTAAGTCAATTCCCTACGCAAGAATGGGAGCGAGGTCCGGGTTTGCAGAAAGAATCTTCGGTGGTCTTTACATTGCGGGCTGATAAAATGGCTACCTACCGGATTCCTGTCGATGTGGTGCAAACACAGATTTCCAGGCTTTTTGGAAGCTTCACCATCACAGATATCAGACGATTTGGCCAGATCACCCCCATTCGTCTTAAAGAAGCCAATGCACGGTTTGAAGATATATTGCGGACCACCAGAGTAGTTGCTTCAGACACGACTTCTTATATTTTGGGGGAATTTGTGGAATATCAATATGAGGATCATTACAAATATGTGACCGCTGACAAAGGCGGTATTTATCAATCGCTGAATGTGACCGCGGAGAATCCTGATATAAATGCGAGTGAATACATTCGATGGGGTCAGGACAAAAATCTGGGGGTATCTATGGTTGGTCAATATTTCAAAGACAAAGAAAATATTCGACAGCTCATTGGGATTTTGATGATTTCAGTGTTGCTTTTGTACTTTATTTTGGCTGCCCAGTTTGAGAGTTTTATCCAGCCTTTGATTGTGGTGTTTACTCTTCCTTTGGGAATTGGAGGTGCATTTTTGGTGCTTTTACTATTTGGTGCTTCGCTGAATGTGATGTCTGCCATTGGATTGGTGGTGATGCTGGGAATCATGGTGAACGATGCCATTCTGAAGATCGATACGATCAACCGGCTTCGCTTAGAATATGTGGAATCTGATACTGTTTCAGCTGCTGAAGCATTGGAAATGGCACTTCATAAAGCAGGGCAGATTCGTCTCAAGCCAATTCTGATGACTTCAATTACGACGATCTTAGCATTGATACCTATTGTGTTTAGCAGTGGCTTGGGAGCAGATTTGCAGCGCCCGTTGGTCTTTGCCGTGATCGGAGGTTTGACGATAGGTACACTTACGGCCCTGTACTTTGTGCCTCTGGCTTATTGGTTTACTGTTTCCAAGAAATCTCTGAAAGCTATTTGA
- a CDS encoding exonuclease subunit SbcD, with product MIKILHTADWHLGKKLQEFSRLEEQKLVLEEIRIIADRENVDLILLAGDIFDTFNPSHEAVELLYKSLRRLTNGGKRPIVVISGNHDSTQFVEAPDPLAREMGIFFYGKYDTVIPNGKLDNGIEITQSAMGFVEMKLPQFSFPVRIILAPYANEVSMKTYLGEGDREEEFRNLMGENWKKIADQYCDDQGVNLFVGHFFFMKEGEKPEPEPESERPILHVGGTQALFTGNIPHQIQYAALGHLHRYHALGHEHCPAVYSSSPLAYSFSEADQQKQVVIIEAEPGKHVRFQPIGLKEGRPLYRKTFDNLSYALSWLEENPYCYVELTYATENSIEAATRKAIMKAHDGIVNLIPQIKNPLGRENQSLQVEDLGKDMESLFKLFYESNKGQKPNEELLAIFKEVISQNEEI from the coding sequence ATGATCAAAATCCTTCACACCGCAGATTGGCATTTGGGAAAAAAGCTTCAGGAATTTTCAAGACTGGAGGAACAAAAATTGGTTTTGGAGGAAATCAGAATTATAGCAGATCGCGAAAATGTCGATTTAATTCTTTTGGCAGGTGATATTTTTGACACATTCAATCCCAGTCATGAAGCGGTAGAATTACTTTACAAATCACTTCGAAGACTTACCAATGGGGGGAAGCGTCCGATTGTTGTCATCTCCGGAAATCATGACAGTACACAGTTCGTTGAAGCTCCCGATCCCTTGGCCAGAGAAATGGGAATCTTTTTCTATGGAAAATATGACACAGTAATTCCGAATGGAAAACTTGACAACGGCATAGAAATCACCCAATCTGCCATGGGGTTCGTAGAAATGAAACTCCCGCAATTTAGCTTTCCGGTCAGAATCATTTTGGCTCCATACGCTAATGAAGTTTCGATGAAAACCTATTTGGGAGAAGGAGATAGAGAGGAGGAATTCCGAAATTTGATGGGCGAAAACTGGAAGAAAATAGCCGATCAGTATTGCGATGACCAAGGAGTAAATCTCTTTGTCGGGCACTTTTTCTTCATGAAGGAGGGAGAAAAACCTGAGCCTGAACCTGAGTCCGAGCGCCCAATACTTCATGTAGGAGGAACCCAGGCACTGTTTACCGGAAATATCCCCCATCAGATCCAATACGCTGCTCTGGGGCATTTACATCGCTATCATGCGTTGGGACATGAGCACTGCCCGGCAGTCTATTCCAGCTCGCCACTAGCCTACTCTTTCAGCGAAGCAGACCAGCAGAAGCAAGTGGTGATCATCGAAGCAGAACCAGGAAAACATGTTCGATTCCAGCCCATTGGACTCAAAGAAGGACGGCCTCTTTATCGCAAAACCTTCGACAATTTGTCCTACGCCTTGTCTTGGCTGGAAGAAAACCCTTATTGCTACGTAGAATTGACCTATGCTACCGAAAATTCTATTGAAGCAGCAACCAGAAAAGCTATTATGAAAGCCCACGACGGCATCGTCAATCTAATCCCACAAATCAAAAACCCTTTGGGCAGGGAAAATCAAAGTTTGCAAGTGGAAGATCTGGGAAAAGACATGGAAAGCCTCTTCAAACTTTTCTACGAAAGCAACAAAGGCCAGAAGCCAAACGAAGAACTACTCGCAATCTTCAAAGAAGTCATCAGCCAAAACGAAGAAATATGA
- a CDS encoding septal ring lytic transglycosylase RlpA family protein yields the protein MWNWFLILIAALSSEHSQPSLPPDALLIQEGTASFYGRRFHLRRTSNGEVFHMDSLTAAHKTLPFDTRVKVTRVDTGEFVWVRINDRLPRVSKRTIDLSRKAGTRLGLLHDGITDVRIEVETPADINRLIEYFGDDPPSSMRLRPVEEPVIVPDGGLDFSIDRR from the coding sequence ATGTGGAACTGGTTTTTGATTTTGATAGCAGCACTGTCGTCTGAACATTCCCAGCCCTCATTGCCACCGGATGCTTTATTGATTCAGGAAGGTACAGCCAGTTTTTACGGTCGGAGATTTCACCTGAGACGGACCTCCAATGGGGAGGTTTTTCACATGGACAGTTTAACGGCCGCCCACAAGACTTTGCCTTTCGACACGAGGGTAAAAGTGACAAGAGTGGATACAGGAGAGTTCGTTTGGGTGAGGATTAATGATAGGTTGCCCAGAGTTTCCAAGCGTACGATAGATTTGTCACGTAAAGCAGGTACCCGGCTGGGACTTCTCCATGATGGTATTACCGACGTACGGATTGAAGTAGAAACCCCTGCGGACATAAATCGGCTGATTGAGTATTTTGGAGATGATCCGCCTTCCTCTATGCGGTTACGCCCTGTGGAGGAGCCTGTTATAGTTCCTGATGGAGGATTGGATTTTTCTATTGATAGACGCTAG